Proteins from a single region of Bacteroidota bacterium:
- a CDS encoding NAD-dependent succinate-semialdehyde dehydrogenase, with protein sequence MKKQYINGEFCDAKNNGVWDVMNPATDEKITTVPFGDGFDCSDAIVAAEHAFITWSKMSPWSRADILKRTAEIIRTNIISYAQEMVMESGKPLAEAKGELHVAANLFEWYAEEAKRTYGRTIPSSRTDKRMQVIYQPMGVIGIITAWNFPAYNPARAWAAALAAGSTVVAKVSEFTPLTGMNLIDALVEAGIPKGVINLVHGDAGAIGKIMLEHPAVKKISFTGSTRVGKILMDGASKTNTKLALELGGNAPVIIMDDVDVEHVAKTAVATKFRNCGQVCVSPQRFYVHENIFEQFSKSVVKHVEELIVGNGLDITTRIGPLINKKQQEHILQIIETAKAEQNILLTGGQTFPVGNFVVPAVVEVKNEKSEFINKEIFGPVMPLIPFVSMEAVIKAANATPYGLSAYVWTNNINHATYLSEALEFGIIGINEWAPHATEAPFGGWKQSGLGHESGSEGIYEYMEKKLIATGGL encoded by the coding sequence ATGAAAAAGCAATATATCAATGGTGAATTTTGTGATGCCAAAAATAACGGTGTTTGGGATGTAATGAATCCCGCTACGGACGAAAAAATTACTACTGTTCCTTTTGGCGATGGGTTTGATTGTTCCGACGCAATTGTTGCTGCTGAACATGCATTTATTACCTGGTCAAAAATGTCACCATGGAGTCGCGCAGATATTTTAAAACGCACTGCTGAAATTATCCGCACAAATATTATTTCCTATGCACAGGAAATGGTAATGGAAAGTGGTAAACCGCTTGCTGAAGCAAAAGGTGAATTACATGTTGCTGCAAATTTATTTGAGTGGTATGCTGAAGAAGCAAAACGTACTTATGGCAGAACAATTCCTTCATCAAGAACTGATAAACGGATGCAGGTAATATATCAGCCAATGGGTGTTATTGGTATTATTACTGCCTGGAATTTTCCTGCTTATAATCCGGCACGAGCATGGGCTGCAGCTTTAGCCGCCGGTTCAACTGTTGTAGCTAAAGTGAGCGAATTTACTCCCCTAACAGGAATGAATTTAATTGATGCTTTGGTTGAAGCCGGAATTCCTAAAGGTGTAATTAATCTTGTTCACGGTGATGCAGGAGCAATCGGTAAAATAATGCTTGAACATCCCGCTGTTAAAAAAATAAGTTTTACCGGCAGTACTCGTGTTGGAAAAATATTAATGGATGGCGCAAGTAAAACGAATACCAAATTAGCACTCGAATTAGGTGGTAATGCACCTGTAATTATAATGGATGATGTTGATGTTGAACATGTAGCTAAAACGGCTGTCGCAACAAAATTTCGAAATTGTGGTCAGGTATGTGTTTCGCCACAACGATTTTATGTGCATGAAAATATTTTTGAGCAATTTAGCAAGTCTGTAGTAAAACATGTGGAAGAATTGATTGTTGGAAATGGTTTGGATATTACAACACGTATTGGTCCGCTCATTAATAAAAAACAACAGGAGCATATTCTTCAAATTATTGAAACGGCAAAAGCTGAACAAAATATTTTATTAACCGGCGGACAAACATTTCCGGTTGGTAATTTTGTTGTTCCTGCTGTAGTTGAAGTTAAAAATGAAAAGTCTGAATTTATCAATAAAGAAATTTTTGGCCCTGTAATGCCTTTAATTCCTTTTGTTTCGATGGAGGCAGTAATTAAAGCCGCGAATGCTACACCTTACGGATTATCAGCTTATGTGTGGACCAACAATATCAATCACGCCACCTATTTAAGTGAAGCACTGGAATTCGGAATAATTGGTATTAATGAATGGGCACCGCACGCAACGGAAGCGCCTTTTGGCGGATGGAAACAAAGTGGTTTAGGCCATGAAAGTGGTAGTGAAGGTATTTATGAATACATGGAGAAAAAATTAATCGCTACAGGTGGATTATAA
- a CDS encoding aminotransferase class III-fold pyridoxal phosphate-dependent enzyme — translation MVSTASQTAALYERRKQLVPNALGIFNPSSISSAKGAIITDADGREFIDFAGGIGVINAGHCPEPVVQAIQEQAAQFLHACFNVSIYPQYLDAAEKMISILPHGEHTKLMFTNSGAEAVENAIKIARQATKRSAVICYGQAFHGRTLLAATLTSKVGYKTGCGPFAPEIYRIDFPAYDLYSGELNEDEFSLEHIYKLKTFFQQYVPAQNVAAIIVEPVQGEGGFHVIPKKYLQELRKVCDENGILLILDEVQTGFGRTGEWAAFHHYDVVPDLSTWAKSMGSGMPVGAVMGKAAIMDNINAGTIGGTYLGNALCCVAVSATIDYMQDININARGKHVGNIIRKRFLALKEKFPNHICCVRGLGAMMAFELSVGGDITKPDAELTKKLAQRCYEKGLIVLTAGVNGNIIRNLAPLVITDEQLNTGLDIIENSLSELTAGK, via the coding sequence ATGGTATCAACAGCCTCCCAAACAGCCGCATTATATGAACGAAGAAAACAATTAGTTCCTAATGCATTGGGTATTTTTAATCCATCCAGTATCAGCTCCGCAAAAGGTGCAATTATAACTGATGCAGATGGAAGGGAATTTATCGACTTTGCCGGTGGTATTGGTGTAATTAATGCAGGGCATTGTCCTGAACCTGTTGTGCAGGCAATACAAGAGCAGGCAGCACAATTTTTACACGCCTGTTTTAATGTTTCTATATATCCGCAATATTTGGATGCTGCAGAAAAAATGATTTCCATTTTACCACATGGTGAACATACTAAATTAATGTTTACCAACAGTGGGGCAGAGGCAGTTGAAAATGCTATTAAAATTGCCCGTCAGGCCACTAAACGTTCAGCAGTGATATGTTATGGTCAGGCTTTTCACGGACGCACGTTATTAGCTGCTACCTTAACCAGTAAAGTTGGATATAAAACAGGTTGCGGACCATTTGCTCCTGAAATATATCGCATCGATTTTCCTGCTTATGATTTATATTCGGGTGAATTAAATGAAGATGAATTTTCTCTAGAACATATATATAAATTAAAAACATTTTTTCAGCAATATGTTCCTGCACAAAATGTGGCAGCTATAATTGTTGAACCGGTTCAGGGTGAGGGTGGATTTCATGTTATTCCGAAAAAATATTTACAGGAATTAAGAAAGGTTTGTGATGAAAACGGCATTTTATTAATTCTGGATGAAGTGCAAACAGGTTTCGGCAGAACCGGCGAATGGGCTGCTTTTCATCATTATGATGTTGTTCCGGATTTATCAACCTGGGCAAAAAGTATGGGTAGCGGAATGCCTGTAGGTGCAGTAATGGGTAAGGCGGCAATAATGGATAATATTAATGCAGGCACCATCGGTGGAACTTATCTTGGAAATGCTTTATGTTGTGTAGCTGTAAGTGCAACAATTGATTATATGCAGGATATTAATATCAATGCAAGAGGCAAACATGTCGGAAATATTATTCGGAAACGATTTTTGGCATTAAAAGAAAAATTTCCAAACCATATCTGTTGTGTGCGCGGACTTGGTGCGATGATGGCTTTTGAATTGTCTGTTGGTGGCGATATTACTAAACCGGATGCTGAGCTTACAAAAAAATTAGCGCAACGTTGTTATGAAAAAGGATTAATCGTATTAACAGCGGGAGTAAATGGTAATATTATCAGAAATCTCGCACCACTTGTTATTACAGATGAACAATTAAATACAGGATTAGATATTATTGAAAATAGTTTAAGCGAATTAACAGCAGGTAAATAG
- a CDS encoding NAD-dependent succinate-semialdehyde dehydrogenase, with product MSVFKSINPFNQEVVGEYPEFTDAQIESALQLAASAFQDWKKTSYTHRATLLKNLAQQLRTNLDTYAMHISLEMGKVLAESKAEVEKCATACDYYAENGALLLQDRIIPSDAKKSLVAYDPIGAVFAVMPWNFPFWQVIRFAAPTIMAGNVGLLKHAKNVSQCALDIESAFLAAGFPKGVFQTLIIPASKSEKIIAHDIVQGVTLTGSENAGSAVAALAGNYIKKSVLELGGSDPFIVLNDADVNLAASIATKSRMQNAGQSCIAAKRFIVCSQVKDDFLNAFQQNIAQIKQGNQLDANTTMGPVSSLAAATELEIQQDNSVKKGARVIFGSKRNGANYEPTILADVGVGMPAYAEELFGPVASVITANDAEHAIAIANSHRYGLGATIFSKDTEKAYHYARQISSGAVFVNAMVKSDVRLPFGGTKKSGYGRELSDYGLKEFTNVKTIYINE from the coding sequence ATGTCTGTATTTAAATCGATAAATCCGTTTAATCAGGAAGTTGTGGGTGAGTATCCGGAATTTACCGATGCACAAATTGAATCTGCTTTACAACTTGCAGCTTCAGCTTTTCAGGACTGGAAAAAAACATCGTATACCCATAGGGCTACACTGCTTAAAAATCTTGCGCAACAATTAAGAACCAATCTGGATACTTATGCGATGCATATTTCACTGGAAATGGGAAAAGTTTTGGCAGAGTCAAAAGCGGAAGTAGAAAAGTGTGCTACAGCATGTGATTATTATGCCGAAAATGGCGCTTTACTGTTACAAGATAGAATAATCCCAAGCGATGCAAAAAAGTCGCTGGTTGCTTACGACCCAATAGGGGCGGTATTTGCGGTAATGCCATGGAATTTTCCTTTTTGGCAGGTAATACGATTTGCAGCTCCCACAATTATGGCCGGAAATGTCGGGTTGTTGAAACATGCAAAAAATGTTTCTCAATGTGCTTTGGATATTGAATCCGCATTTTTAGCTGCAGGTTTTCCAAAAGGTGTTTTCCAGACGTTGATTATTCCTGCATCAAAATCTGAAAAAATAATTGCGCATGATATTGTGCAGGGTGTAACATTAACCGGAAGTGAAAATGCAGGTTCAGCAGTTGCAGCTTTAGCAGGAAATTATATTAAAAAATCAGTATTGGAATTAGGTGGCAGCGATCCGTTTATTGTTTTGAATGATGCTGATGTAAATCTTGCAGCAAGTATTGCAACAAAAAGTCGTATGCAAAATGCCGGACAAAGTTGTATAGCAGCAAAACGATTTATTGTATGCAGTCAGGTGAAAGATGATTTTTTAAATGCATTTCAGCAAAATATCGCGCAAATAAAACAGGGAAATCAGTTAGATGCAAATACTACGATGGGACCGGTTTCCTCATTAGCTGCTGCTACAGAATTGGAAATACAACAGGATAATTCCGTAAAAAAAGGTGCTCGCGTAATATTTGGCTCAAAACGCAACGGCGCAAATTATGAGCCTACTATTTTGGCTGATGTTGGTGTTGGTATGCCCGCATATGCAGAAGAATTGTTTGGCCCGGTTGCATCAGTAATTACTGCGAATGATGCCGAACATGCAATAGCAATTGCAAATAGTCATCGTTATGGTTTGGGCGCAACAATTTTCTCAAAGGATACAGAAAAGGCTTATCATTATGCACGACAAATTAGCAGTGGTGCTGTGTTTGTTAATGCAATGGTAAAATCAGATGTACGATTGCCTTTTGGTGGCACAAAAAAATCAGGATACGGCCGCGAATTATCTGATTACGGATTAAAGGAATTTACGAATGTAAAAACGATATATATCAACGAATAA
- a CDS encoding RagB/SusD family nutrient uptake outer membrane protein, translated as MKNYSNQNIQKGLSVNRTGLLVSTIFLATILFSSCESFLSQTSTNDVANSDMFTDAASLESARIGMYNTLQNQYYYGGFYPLMVEAYSDNGATGGYDNLDLDELGYKAATPNNIYIENCWIAIYNTIYTANQIITNADGVIDATLTDEVRNDIIGEALTIRAMAHFDLLRLFGEHWDNASIYGIPVVTTILSPEDVVGRSTVSETYAAILNDLLTAETMLSNDDLRLDPPTFKGAQFITKTACQALLARVYQYQFDYTNAAIYVQKVITEGFANLLSSSEFGAIYTTKLSSEAIFELVFNGQDKSQFNALTYARPDALRSEVSFLASAELNTFYDDRTDDLRFGLIDFINNDLSIEPDGRTQKYRGEVFQDNSAYVLRYSEMLLILAEAGGYPAGVANLNDLRNARGMTDASPASPEEFAQDLIDERRSELNFEGHRYFDLAHFGLVTDILGEGVLPCFPVPGREINASGGVIEQYPGY; from the coding sequence ATGAAAAATTATTCAAATCAAAATATACAAAAAGGTTTAAGTGTAAACAGAACAGGTTTATTGGTGAGCACCATTTTTTTGGCTACCATTTTATTTTCTTCCTGCGAAAGTTTTTTATCACAAACCTCTACTAACGATGTTGCCAATAGTGATATGTTTACAGATGCAGCAAGTTTAGAAAGTGCGCGCATCGGTATGTATAATACTTTGCAAAATCAATATTATTACGGTGGCTTTTATCCGTTAATGGTTGAAGCTTACAGCGATAATGGTGCAACGGGTGGTTACGATAATCTCGACCTCGATGAATTAGGATATAAGGCAGCAACACCAAATAATATTTATATCGAAAATTGCTGGATTGCTATTTACAATACCATTTATACGGCTAATCAGATTATTACCAATGCGGACGGTGTCATTGATGCAACATTAACTGATGAAGTAAGAAATGATATTATTGGTGAAGCACTTACCATTCGTGCCATGGCACATTTTGATTTATTGCGTTTGTTTGGTGAACACTGGGACAATGCTTCGATTTATGGAATTCCTGTAGTAACTACAATTTTATCACCGGAAGATGTTGTTGGTAGAAGTACTGTTAGTGAAACGTATGCCGCAATTTTAAACGATTTACTCACTGCCGAAACCATGTTAAGCAATGATGATTTACGTTTAGATCCGCCAACATTTAAAGGAGCACAATTTATTACAAAAACTGCTTGTCAGGCATTATTGGCAAGAGTTTATCAATATCAGTTTGATTATACCAATGCTGCAATTTATGTGCAGAAAGTTATTACTGAAGGATTCGCAAATTTATTAAGCAGTAGTGAATTCGGCGCAATATATACAACTAAATTATCATCAGAAGCAATATTTGAATTGGTATTTAATGGGCAAGATAAAAGTCAGTTCAATGCATTAACCTATGCTCGTCCCGATGCACTGAGAAGTGAAGTATCATTTTTGGCATCTGCAGAGTTAAATACATTTTATGACGACAGAACTGATGATTTACGTTTTGGTTTAATTGATTTTATAAATAATGATTTAAGTATTGAACCTGATGGCAGAACACAAAAATATCGTGGTGAGGTTTTTCAGGATAACAGCGCTTATGTTTTACGTTACAGCGAAATGTTACTCATTTTAGCGGAAGCCGGTGGATATCCGGCAGGAGTTGCCAATCTCAATGATTTGCGTAATGCACGTGGCATGACAGATGCATCACCAGCGTCACCTGAAGAATTTGCTCAGGATTTAATTGATGAACGCAGAAGTGAATTAAATTTTGAAGGGCATCGCTATTTTGATTTAGCACATTTTGGATTAGTTACCGATATTTTAGGTGAAGGTGTATTGCCATGTTTCCCTGTTCCGGGCAGAGAAATTAATGCAAGCGGTGGTGTAATTGAACAGTATCCGGGTTATTAA
- a CDS encoding SusC/RagA family TonB-linked outer membrane protein, with product MGENILSYDKYFSNKNALNIIGGFTLQESHSDYLSIAGQGFPIGSGLQDVSSAAIITGGDSYASNWALVSFLSRINYNIQSKYLFSLSARVDGSSRFSPNNRYGFFPAGSVGWHMSDEEFWPAALFITDFKLRSSYGITGDQEIGDFQYVSFWSPVGYNGQSGLGPRNIADENLKWQSNKMFNIGFDYELWRGRINGSFEYYVGNKTDLLSEDVVPGTTGFGSVTRNYGDVLNSGFEFSANTYIVDKKDFDWSFGFNISYLHNEIIDLSTDSILVSAYTDLTATHILVEGESYGSFWGVPYEGVDPATGDPVYTDTNGDGIIDDGDAVILGKATPDWYGGFNTAIKYKKWDAGLAATFTMGNDVYNLIRSTYQTGGWSDYGWDDEYYLYQVYANNSHVIDDRWQEPGDVTDIPRASIFNYNFYQNSGQAIEDGSHLRIREISVGYTIKPAKLTLYESLRIYAQVQNVYVFSKYTGFDPEVSSTGGDHPETAGVDYAAYPQARTYMLGFNFKF from the coding sequence TTGGGCGAAAATATTTTATCGTATGATAAATATTTTAGCAATAAAAATGCACTGAATATTATTGGCGGATTTACTTTACAAGAATCACATTCCGATTATTTATCCATTGCCGGACAAGGATTTCCAATTGGAAGCGGATTGCAAGATGTATCCAGTGCAGCAATTATAACAGGAGGTGACTCGTATGCTAGTAATTGGGCATTAGTTTCTTTTTTGAGCAGAATTAATTATAATATTCAAAGCAAATATTTGTTTTCATTAAGTGCACGTGTAGATGGTTCATCCAGATTTTCACCAAACAACAGATATGGATTTTTCCCTGCCGGTTCCGTTGGTTGGCATATGAGTGATGAGGAATTCTGGCCCGCTGCATTATTTATTACCGATTTTAAATTGCGCTCCAGCTATGGTATTACCGGCGATCAGGAAATTGGCGATTTTCAATATGTAAGTTTTTGGAGTCCGGTTGGCTATAACGGTCAGTCAGGTTTAGGTCCAAGAAATATTGCCGATGAAAACTTAAAATGGCAATCGAACAAAATGTTTAATATCGGATTTGACTATGAATTATGGCGTGGCAGAATTAATGGTTCATTCGAATATTATGTCGGCAATAAAACTGATTTATTAAGTGAAGATGTGGTTCCCGGAACAACAGGTTTTGGTTCGGTAACAAGAAATTATGGTGATGTATTAAATAGCGGATTTGAATTTTCTGCAAATACTTATATCGTTGATAAAAAAGATTTCGACTGGAGTTTTGGATTTAATATCAGCTATCTCCACAACGAAATTATTGATTTAAGTACTGATAGTATTTTAGTGAGCGCTTACACTGATTTAACAGCAACACATATTTTAGTGGAAGGCGAATCTTACGGTTCATTCTGGGGTGTGCCTTACGAAGGTGTTGACCCTGCAACAGGGGATCCTGTTTATACCGATACCAATGGTGATGGTATTATTGATGATGGTGATGCGGTTATTTTAGGTAAAGCTACACCTGACTGGTACGGCGGATTTAATACGGCAATAAAATATAAAAAATGGGATGCCGGATTGGCAGCAACCTTTACAATGGGCAACGATGTATATAATTTAATTCGTTCTACCTATCAAACAGGCGGATGGAGCGATTATGGCTGGGATGATGAATATTATTTGTATCAGGTGTATGCAAATAATTCGCATGTAATTGACGACAGATGGCAAGAACCGGGTGATGTAACTGATATTCCAAGAGCATCGATTTTTAATTATAATTTTTATCAGAACTCAGGTCAGGCAATTGAAGATGGTTCACATTTACGTATTCGTGAAATAAGTGTTGGTTATACCATTAAACCGGCTAAATTGACATTATATGAATCCTTGCGTATTTATGCGCAGGTGCAAAATGTTTATGTGTTTTCTAAATACACCGGATTTGACCCTGAAGTAAGTTCAACAGGTGGTGACCATCCTGAAACTGCAGGCGTAGATTATGCAGCATATCCGCAGGCGCGCACCTATATGCTTGGATTTAATTTTAAATTCTGA
- a CDS encoding SusC/RagA family TonB-linked outer membrane protein, with the protein MVKKITTQLLPLMVMMFWCSTGFSQTTIQGVVRDSVTNETLVGANVRLQSDPTIGMSTDLDGAFTIVSPQPAGALVISFIGYNTKTVSFNGTLTLNILVSSEKVLDEIIVVGYGSQKKSDITGSISSTKNEEFRDQPIANIAGSIQGKVSGIDIRNASGTPGAGLLVSVRGQSNPLYVVDGIPMISESNSGISTSFDLQGASVGNGQNISSISDLNPDDIESIEILKDASAASIYGARAANGVILITTKRGAAGKTRFNLNYYSGLQQVSRPIDFLSSDELVALIEEARLNDLNAYNADPTIFGEDYDPALSINPLPESWYTGVNTNWMDEIFRLAPINNIEFSASGGNEKTTFYISNSYFDQQGIVIESYYKRLNTRLNLDHKINDKFKLGENISLTYSDNRRSLNDNVYTGTVTNAIGSSPLMPVYEDDGNYANFEDYQASWLSDNPVLSTKEIIPYTKNNRVLASVFGEYQIAPTLKFRSTWSVDFTYLTDDLYFSPITTDAEAVGGKAINSTYSQRV; encoded by the coding sequence ATGGTTAAAAAAATTACCACACAATTGTTGCCCTTAATGGTTATGATGTTTTGGTGCTCAACCGGATTTTCACAAACAACCATTCAGGGTGTTGTTCGCGATTCAGTTACCAACGAAACACTTGTCGGCGCCAACGTTCGTTTACAATCGGACCCAACAATTGGCATGAGTACCGATTTAGATGGCGCATTTACAATTGTATCGCCACAACCTGCAGGTGCGCTTGTAATTTCATTTATCGGTTATAACACAAAAACCGTTTCTTTTAATGGAACATTGACATTAAATATTTTGGTGAGTTCCGAAAAAGTACTCGATGAAATTATTGTTGTTGGATATGGTTCACAGAAAAAAAGTGATATTACCGGTTCCATTTCTTCCACAAAAAATGAAGAATTCCGCGACCAGCCTATTGCCAATATTGCAGGCAGTATTCAGGGAAAAGTTTCGGGGATAGATATTCGAAATGCATCCGGAACACCGGGCGCAGGTTTGCTGGTAAGTGTGCGGGGTCAAAGCAACCCATTGTATGTGGTAGATGGCATTCCAATGATTAGTGAAAGTAATTCCGGTATTTCAACATCATTCGATTTACAGGGGGCTTCGGTTGGAAATGGTCAAAATATTTCATCTATTTCTGATTTAAATCCGGATGATATTGAATCAATCGAAATTTTAAAAGATGCATCCGCTGCATCAATTTATGGAGCGCGTGCTGCAAATGGTGTAATATTAATTACGACAAAACGCGGCGCTGCTGGAAAAACACGTTTTAATTTAAATTATTATTCCGGTTTACAACAAGTAAGCCGACCAATTGATTTTTTAAGTTCAGATGAACTGGTTGCCTTAATTGAAGAAGCTCGTTTAAACGATTTAAATGCTTACAATGCTGACCCGACTATTTTTGGGGAAGATTACGATCCGGCACTGTCTATAAATCCGCTGCCTGAATCATGGTACACAGGCGTAAATACAAATTGGATGGATGAAATATTTCGTTTAGCGCCAATTAATAATATTGAATTTTCAGCATCGGGCGGAAATGAAAAAACAACATTTTATATTTCCAATTCCTATTTCGATCAGCAGGGAATTGTAATTGAATCTTATTATAAACGTTTAAATACCAGATTAAATCTCGACCATAAAATAAATGATAAATTTAAACTCGGTGAAAATATTTCACTCACTTATTCCGATAACAGAAGGAGTTTAAACGATAATGTTTATACCGGAACCGTTACAAATGCAATCGGCTCATCACCGTTGATGCCGGTTTATGAAGACGATGGCAATTATGCAAATTTTGAAGATTATCAGGCAAGCTGGTTAAGTGATAATCCTGTGTTGTCTACCAAAGAAATTATTCCTTATACAAAAAATAACCGCGTTCTTGCTTCAGTGTTTGGTGAATATCAAATTGCACCAACACTTAAATTCCGTTCAACATGGTCGGTAGATTTTACTTATTTGACAGATGATTTATATTTTTCTCCAATAACAACAGATGCTGAAGCAGTTGGTGGAAAAGCCATTAACAGCACATATAGTCAGCGGGTTTGA
- a CDS encoding Lrp/AsnC family transcriptional regulator: protein MSIMQLDDLDYKILEKLIKDGRKSFTDIADELGVSVGTIRNRFNVFVENELLTIIGRVNPDKIGFHTYAQILIKVRPVDKVTQVADNIANLPEVSFLAMTTGAYDLEVNVMCRDNEHLVQLMTNHITKMDGIFESATNIYFKVYKYAQPDLYLLK from the coding sequence ATGAGTATTATGCAGCTAGACGACCTGGATTATAAAATCCTGGAAAAACTGATAAAAGACGGCCGAAAAAGTTTTACTGATATCGCTGATGAACTGGGTGTATCGGTTGGAACAATCCGCAATCGCTTTAATGTTTTTGTGGAAAATGAATTGCTTACCATTATTGGAAGGGTAAATCCCGACAAAATCGGCTTCCATACTTATGCGCAAATTTTGATTAAAGTAAGGCCGGTTGATAAGGTTACACAGGTTGCAGATAATATCGCCAATTTACCGGAAGTAAGTTTCCTGGCCATGACAACCGGTGCGTACGATCTTGAAGTAAATGTGATGTGCCGCGACAATGAACATCTGGTGCAATTAATGACGAATCATATTACTAAAATGGATGGCATTTTTGAAAGTGCTACCAATATTTATTTTAAAGTATATAAATACGCACAGCCCGATTTATACTTATTGAAATAA